Proteins encoded within one genomic window of Brassica rapa cultivar Chiifu-401-42 chromosome A09, CAAS_Brap_v3.01, whole genome shotgun sequence:
- the LOC103843442 gene encoding probable GTP-binding protein OBGM, mitochondrial gives MWLNRTAPIRYLRSFRKTQNAPWMSYTVAFYSDSAEEEEKVAPLQETRMRDRFTLYARGGEGGSGCSSARKTRTDRYGKPDGGNGGRGGDVILECTHAVWDFSGLQPHVKGGKAGHGTSKNRIGNRGEDKVLQVPIGTVIHLQEGEIPSQVQAGSPTSLDPWDLPGTLVDDPEPEETSDVNQDSSVQVEAEDDIVVDTPMEDDFQDDVDQVKYNVAELTEQGQRILIARGGEGGLGSVCATRYLRGTKFAKTAPIRTMEDDSDDGDDNGQRSSIKCGSLGTEAVLILELKSIADVGLVGMPNAGKSTLLGALSRAKPRVGHYAFTTLRPNLGNVSYDDFSMTVADIPGLIKGAHQNRGLGHNFLRHIERTKVLAYVVDLASGLDGNRGVAPWQQLRDLVMELEFHEEGLSDRSSLIVANKIDEEGAEERLEELERRVKGVRIFPVCAVLEEGVAELKDGLKMLVNGGGEGSE, from the exons ATGTGGCTGAACCGGACAGCTCCCATCCGGTATCTGAGATCCTTCCGAAAAACTCAAAACGCGCCATGGATGAGCTACACTGTTGCGTTCTACTCAGATTCCGCGGAGGAGGAAGAAAAGGTCGCGCCTTTGCAG GAGACTAGAATGAGAGATAGGTTTACTCTATACGCACGTGGCGGTGAAGGTGGCAGTGGTTGTTCCAGCGCCCGCAAGACCCGTACCGATCGCTACGGCAAACCAGATG GTGGGAATGGTGGGAGAGGAGGTGATGTGATTTTAGAATGCACACATGCAGTTTGGGACTTCAGCGGTTTACAACCTCATGTT AAAGGTGGGAAGGCTGGGCATGGAACTTCCAAGAACAGGATTGGAAACAGAGGAGAAGACAAGGTCCTTCAAGTCCCCATTGGGACAGTGATTCATCTTCAAGAAGGTGAGATTCCGTCTCAGGTTCAAGCTGGCTCTCCCACAAGTCTGGATCCATGGGACCTTCCTGGCACACTGGTTGATGATCCTGAACCAGAGGAGACCTCCGACGTTAATCAAGATTCTTCTGTTCAAGTTGAAGCTGAGGACGATATTGTAGTAGACACGCCAATGGAAGATGATTTTCAAGACGATGTTGATCAAGTAAAGTATAACGTTGCGGAGCTGACAGAACAAGGCCAGAGAATACTCATCGCACGTGGTGGCGAAGGCGGTTTGGGCAGCGTTTGCGCTACACGTTACTTAAGAGGCACCAAGTTCGCTAAAACAGCCCCTATAAGGACAATGGAGGACGATTCCGATGATGGAGATGATAATGGTCAACGCTCGAGTATTAAATGTGGCTCTCTTGGTACAGAAGCTGTCCTGATACTAGAACTGAAGAGCATCGCTGACGTTGGTCTCGTCGGGATGCCAAACGCTGGTAAAAGCACTCTCCTCGGCGCGCTCTCCCGCGCTAAACCGCGTGTAGGCCACTACGCGTTCACGACGCTCCGTCCCAACCTAGGCAACGTCAGCTACGACGACTTCTCAATGACGGTAGCCGACATCCCAGGGCTTATCAAAGGAGCTCATCAGAACCGAGGGCTAGGCCACAACTTTCTCCGCCATATAGAAAGGACCAAAGTGTTGGCCTACGTTGTGGACTTGGCGTCGGGGCTAGATGGGAACAGAGGAGTGGCGCCGTGGCAGCAGCTGAGAGATTTGGTGATGGAGCTCGAGTTTCATGAGGAAGGGCTGTCTGATAGGTCGTCTTTGATCGTGGCGAACAAGATAGATGAGGAAGGGGCGGAGGAGAGGTTGGAGGAGCTTGAGAGGAGAGTGAAAGGTGTGAGGATTTTTCCGGTTTGTGCGGTTCTTGAAGAAGGTGTGGCTGAGCTTAAAGATGGTTTGAAAATGCTTGTAAACGGTGGTGGTGAGGGGTCAGAGTGA